CCTGCACGTTGCCGTCGGTGCCGTTCTTGAAGCCCACCGGCATCGACAGGCCCGACGCCAGCTGGCGGTGCACCTGGGACTCGGTGGTACGGGCACCGATGGCGCCCCACGCGACGGCGTCGGCGATGTACTGCGGGCTGAGCGGTTCGAGGAACTCGCATCCGACGGGCAGGCCGATGTCGATGATGTCGAGCAGCAGCCGACGCGCGATGCGCAGACCACGGGCCACGTCGAAGGTGTTGTCCATGCCCGGATCGTTGATCAGGCCCTTCCAACCGATCGTGGTGCGCGGCTTCTCGAAGTACACCCGCATGACGATCTTCACGGTGTCCTCGACCTCTTCGGCCACCCTGACCAGCCGGCTCGCGTAGTCCAGCGCGGCCGCCGGGTCATGCACCGAGCACGGCCCCACCACGACCAGCAGCCGGTTGTCGCGGCCGGCGAGGATGTCGGCGACCTCGTCACGGTCGGCGGCCACCCGCTCGGCGCGCCGCGCACCGAGGGGGAACTCGGTGAGCACGTCGTGCGGGCTGGGGATCGCGCCGAAGCTGCGGATACGCCGGTCCGACGTCGCGGGCGGGTTGGCGATCTGCGCCAGATTCATGTTGTGGTGCCTTCCTGGGTGGTGGGCACCTGCTCGGTCCGGCGCCCATTTACGACGAAAGGCAGCGACCGATGGTCACTGCCTGGGGCTCCGGGTGGATGCGTGCGTGATGCTGCGCTTTATCGGCTCCGCCCGGAGCCTAGATAAAGCGCCAATACGAGGCGCGCACACCGATAGTCACGGGTCCAAGGTACACGAGGATCGCAAAGACCGGAAATCGCCCCGCAGATGCGCCTCACAAGCCGAAATTGTGACCGACGTTACGATCCGAACATGCCGCTGAGTGCCCGCATGCCCGAATTGGCCGCGTTCGACGTGCTGCTGGCGATCGC
This region of Mycolicibacterium goodii genomic DNA includes:
- a CDS encoding 3-deoxy-7-phosphoheptulonate synthase, producing the protein MNLAQIANPPATSDRRIRSFGAIPSPHDVLTEFPLGARRAERVAADRDEVADILAGRDNRLLVVVGPCSVHDPAAALDYASRLVRVAEEVEDTVKIVMRVYFEKPRTTIGWKGLINDPGMDNTFDVARGLRIARRLLLDIIDIGLPVGCEFLEPLSPQYIADAVAWGAIGARTTESQVHRQLASGLSMPVGFKNGTDGNVQVAVDGAKSAAAEHVFFGMDDMGRGAVVSTAGNEDCHVILRGGTRGPNYDAESVQDAAAKLTKAGLPGRVVIDCSHANSGKDHIRQAVVATEVAQMVRDGQPISGVMLESFLVGGAQSPDAEPLTYGQSVTDKCMDWDATHLVLRELARR